Part of the Citrobacter sp. Marseille-Q6884 genome, ACGCCCTGTCGCCCTTGCCTGACATTGTTTATGGCGAGCAGGGAAAGCCGGCTTTTTCAGCGGGCACACCGCTATGGTTCAATCTCAGTCACAGCGGTGATGACATCGCCCTGTTACTCAGCGATGAAGGGGAAGTGGGTTGCGACATTGAGGTCGTCCGCCCGCGTGAGAACTGGCAGACACTGGCAAATACGGTATTCAGTCTTGGGGAGCATGCTGAAGTCGAAGCGGAATGCCCGGACCAACAGCTGGCGGCATTCTGGCGTATCTGGACGCGCAAAGAAGCGATCGTGAAACAGCGCGGCGGCAGCGCCTGGCAAATAGTCAGCGTGGACAGCACCACACTGACCTCCTCACTCTCTGTTAGCCAGTGCCAACTGGATACGCTAAGTCTGGCCGTATGTACGCCCACGCCATTTACCGTAACAGCCGACGCCGTGCAGAGGTTATAAATCCCCTGCCGATGCATTAACCTTTTCCCCGAATACCCGACGTGTGTTACAAAATGCGGTACAACCCGCATTCCCTGTGCGCCAATGCGCTCCATGAAAGGTTAAATTCAGATGCAACGAGTCACTATTACCCTCGATGACGATTTACTGGAAACGCTGGACAGCCTGAGTCAGCGTCGTGGCTACAACAATCGTTCCGAAGCAATCCGTGACATTTTGCGCGGCGCACTGGCGCAGGAGACGACCCAGGAGCACGGCACCCAGGGTTTCGCCGTGCTGTCCTATGTCTACGAACATGAAAAGCGTGATTTAGCCAGCCGCATTGTCTCGACGCAGCACCATCATCACGATTTGTCGGTCGCCACATTGCACGTTCACATCAACCATGACGATTGCCTGGAAATCGCCGTTCTGAAAGGCGACATGGGCGATGTCCAACATTTTGCCGATGATGTGATTTCCCAGCGCGGTGTGCGCCACGGCCATTTGCAGTGTTTGCCAAAAGAAGAGTAATCCCCGGCTGCAGCGCTGAGTCTACATGTTACTCACATTTGTAAGCCGTCATCCGACATCAGGTTTTACGCCATTGTGCCAATCGTCTTTCGGAAACGCAGTAGCGCAATCAGGAAGAACGCGCTGCCGATAGCCAGTAGCGTCAGGAACTGCGGCCAGACAATGCCGAACCCTGCGCCGCGATAGAGTATCGCTTGTGCAAGGCTGACAAAGTGAGTGGTCGGCATGGTCAGCATAATGTCCTGCACCGCCTGCGGCATACTTTCGCGCGGTGTGGAACCGCCAGAGAGCATCTGTAACGGCAGCAAGACCAGAATCATTAGCAGCCCCAGTTGTGGCATCGAACGCGCCAGCGTCCCCATAAAAATCCCAATCGATGTCGTCGCAAACAGGCTTAGCGCCACGCCGAGCATAAACAGCGGGATCGAGCCTTCAATCGGCACGCCGAGGACCCCTTTTACCATCAGCATCAGAGACAAACCGGAAACCACCAGCACCACCAATCCCATCGACCAGATTTTTGCCATCATGATCTCAAACGGTGTCACCGGCATGACCAGCAGATGTTCTATTGTCCCGTGTTCACGTTCACGAATCAGCGCCGACCCGGTCAAAACAATCGCCAGCATGGTGATGTTGTTAATAATGGCCATGACCGCCCCGAAGCGCGCAGGCTCCAGGTTGGGGTTGAAGCGCATGCGGATCTCCAGCCCAACCGGCTGCACGTTGTTATCGCGATAACGCGCGATAAAACTGTTCACCTCGCCGCTGATGATATTCTGGATATAGCTGTTGCCGGTAAACGCCTGACTCATCCGCGTGGCATCCACGTTTACCTGGATATCCGGTTGCCGCCCTGCCAGTACATCACGCTGAAAATTAGGCGGAATATTCACAGCAAAGGTGTAGCGCCCGGCATCCAGACCCGCGTCCATTTCGTCGGCGGTGATCATTTCCGGCGGTAAAAACCACGGGCGATAAAAGCTGTTCACAATGCGATTCGACAGCGGTGACTGATCCATATCGGCAATGGCAATCGGCGCAAGATGCAGCGAGCCCGGCAATACCGTCGCGGAAGAGTAAACCGAAACCGTGAAGGCGAAGACGATGAGTGTCAGCATCGCTTTATCCCCCAACAAACTGCGTAACTCTTTCAGCCCGAGGTTATAAATATTGCGTAATCGGCGCATCACCCCTCCTGTTTTTTCAGCAGCAACACGCTCAGACCGACCACCAGCGGAATGGCGATCACCAACGGAATAAACGATGGCCAAAGATCCACAAGATCCAGTGCTTTTGAGAACGTTCCGCGCGCGATAGTCAGAAAATGGCTGGTCGGGTAAATCTCACCGATCCAGCGTCCCGGTCCTTCCAGTGATGCTACCGGGTCGATCATCCCGGAAAACTGTGTTGCCGGAATTAACGTAATGATCGCCGTACCGAAAATGGCCGCAATCTGACTCTTCATAAACGTGGAGATAAGCAATCCGAGCCCGGTAGCGATGGTGATGTACAGCAGTGCCGCGAGCGTCAGCGTCAAAAAACTCCCTTTGTGCGGCACGCCAAACACAAACACCGACAGCGCACACAGCAGCAGGAAGTTCAGCATGCCCAACACGATGTAAGGCAGTTGTTTGCCCAGCAAAAACTCGCTGCGGGTCGTGGGCGTGACATACAGATTAATAATGGAGCCCAACTCTTTCTCACGCACCACGCTCAGGGCGCTGAGCATGGAAGGGATCATCATCAGTAACAAGGGGATCACGGCAGGAACAATGGCGGGCAGGCTCTTCACATCCGGGTTGTAGCGATACCGTGTTTCAATGGTCATCAACCCCTTCTGCCCACTGGCGTTTGGCTGACGCGCCATTGCCTCCTGAAGCCACGCCTGGTGCATCGCCTGTACATAGCCCCGCACCGTTTCAGCGCGGCTCGGCATCGCGCCATCCACCCAAACGCCCAGTTGTACCGGCGTTCCGCGCGCAATATCACGACCAAAATGAGGGGGGATCTCTATCGCCACCGCCACTTCACCTGAGCGCATCCTTCGGTCTAACTCATCGTAACTGGTGAGCGGGGGTTGCTCGATAAAATAACGGGAGCCTGCCAGATTCAGTGACCATGCCTGACTACTGACGGTTTGATCGCGATCGAGCACGGCAAAGCGCAGGTTTTCCACATCCATGCTGATGCCATAACCCATGATCAACATCAGGATCACCGTGCCCATCAATGCCAGCGTTGAACGCACCGGATCGCGCCGTAACTCCAGCGCTTCACGGCGGCTATAGCTAAACAGACGCCGCAGACTAAACCCTTGCCGTGGCGGCTGGCGGTTTTCGTGAACAACCGGTACTGCCGGTGAGGTCAACTCCGGCGCCGGACCTGCCGCTTCCTGTAACCAGGAGATAAACGCCTCTTCCAGGCTGGCAGCACCACGTTGTTCCACCAGCGCCTGCGGCGTGCCGCTGGCTAGCACTTTTCCGGCATGCATCAGCGACATACGGTCGCAGCGCTCGGCTTCATTCATAAAGTGAGTGGAAATAAAAATCGTCACTTTATCCTGACGTGACAGATCAACCATCAGTTGCCAGAACATATCCCTGGCCACCGGGTCAACGCCGGAAGTCGGTTCATCGAGAATTAACATTTCCGGGCGGTGGATCACCGCAACCGCCAACGACAACCGCTGGCGAATCCCCAGCGGCAAGGCGCCAGGCAGAACGTCTTCGACATCGCTAAGCGAAAAGCGCTCACTCATCTCTTTCACGCGTTCCGGGATCTCCGCCTCGGGGATATGGAACAGACGCGCGTGTAGCTCCAGGTTTTGCCGCACGGTCAGTTCGCTGTAGAGCGAAAAAGCCTGCGACATGTAGCCCACCCGGCGGCGGGTGTCGATATTGTTCGGATCAACCGCTTCCCCGAACAGCCACGCCTCGCCCTCACTGGCAGGAAGCAGCCCGGTCAACATCTTCATGGTGGTGGATTTACCGCAGCCGTTGGAGCCGAGAAAACCGAAGATTTCCCCGCGCGGAATGCGAAAGTTAACGTGGTCAACGGCGACGAACTTACCGAAGCGCATGGTCAGATCCCGCGCTTCAATGGCAATCTCTTCCTGCTCAGCGTGATACGGCGGAATCACGACCGGTTTGTGCGCCTGACGCTGGGCTTCGGGTAACAGCGCGATAAATGCCTGCTCCAGCGTATCGCTGCCCGTTTTTTCTCGTAGCTGCTGCGCACTACCTGTGGCTAACACCTCCCCGGCATTCATCGCCACCAGCCAGTCAAAACGCTCGGCCTCTTCCATATAGGCGGTGGCAACCAGTACGCTCATGTTGGTCTGGCGCTGGCGGATGTGGTTAATCAACTCCCAAAACTGGGCGCGGGAAAGGGGGTCTACCCCGGTGGTCGGCTCATCAAGAATCAATAATTCCGGGTCGTGGATCAGCGCACAGCACAATCCCAGCTTTTGTTTCATGCCACCGGAGAGTTTCCCGGCAGGACGAT contains:
- the acpT gene encoding 4'-phosphopantetheinyl transferase AcpT, producing the protein MYRIVLGKVSVLSTGALPRALSEQAPQGARRARWLAGRVLLSHALSPLPDIVYGEQGKPAFSAGTPLWFNLSHSGDDIALLLSDEGEVGCDIEVVRPRENWQTLANTVFSLGEHAEVEAECPDQQLAAFWRIWTRKEAIVKQRGGSAWQIVSVDSTTLTSSLSVSQCQLDTLSLAVCTPTPFTVTADAVQRL
- the nikR gene encoding nickel-responsive transcriptional regulator NikR gives rise to the protein MQRVTITLDDDLLETLDSLSQRRGYNNRSEAIRDILRGALAQETTQEHGTQGFAVLSYVYEHEKRDLASRIVSTQHHHHDLSVATLHVHINHDDCLEIAVLKGDMGDVQHFADDVISQRGVRHGHLQCLPKEE
- a CDS encoding ABC transporter permease, which gives rise to MRRLRNIYNLGLKELRSLLGDKAMLTLIVFAFTVSVYSSATVLPGSLHLAPIAIADMDQSPLSNRIVNSFYRPWFLPPEMITADEMDAGLDAGRYTFAVNIPPNFQRDVLAGRQPDIQVNVDATRMSQAFTGNSYIQNIISGEVNSFIARYRDNNVQPVGLEIRMRFNPNLEPARFGAVMAIINNITMLAIVLTGSALIREREHGTIEHLLVMPVTPFEIMMAKIWSMGLVVLVVSGLSLMLMVKGVLGVPIEGSIPLFMLGVALSLFATTSIGIFMGTLARSMPQLGLLMILVLLPLQMLSGGSTPRESMPQAVQDIMLTMPTTHFVSLAQAILYRGAGFGIVWPQFLTLLAIGSAFFLIALLRFRKTIGTMA
- the rbbA gene encoding ribosome-associated ATPase/putative transporter RbbA, with translation MTHLALVPVPPVARLDSVSQHYGATMALNNITLDIPARSMVGLIGPDGVGKSSLLSLISGARVIEQGNVMVLGGDMRDPKHRRDVCPRIAWMPQGLGKNLYHTLSVYENVDFFARLFGHDKAEREARITELLNSTGLAPFRDRPAGKLSGGMKQKLGLCCALIHDPELLILDEPTTGVDPLSRAQFWELINHIRQRQTNMSVLVATAYMEEAERFDWLVAMNAGEVLATGSAQQLREKTGSDTLEQAFIALLPEAQRQAHKPVVIPPYHAEQEEIAIEARDLTMRFGKFVAVDHVNFRIPRGEIFGFLGSNGCGKSTTMKMLTGLLPASEGEAWLFGEAVDPNNIDTRRRVGYMSQAFSLYSELTVRQNLELHARLFHIPEAEIPERVKEMSERFSLSDVEDVLPGALPLGIRQRLSLAVAVIHRPEMLILDEPTSGVDPVARDMFWQLMVDLSRQDKVTIFISTHFMNEAERCDRMSLMHAGKVLASGTPQALVEQRGAASLEEAFISWLQEAAGPAPELTSPAVPVVHENRQPPRQGFSLRRLFSYSRREALELRRDPVRSTLALMGTVILMLIMGYGISMDVENLRFAVLDRDQTVSSQAWSLNLAGSRYFIEQPPLTSYDELDRRMRSGEVAVAIEIPPHFGRDIARGTPVQLGVWVDGAMPSRAETVRGYVQAMHQAWLQEAMARQPNASGQKGLMTIETRYRYNPDVKSLPAIVPAVIPLLLMMIPSMLSALSVVREKELGSIINLYVTPTTRSEFLLGKQLPYIVLGMLNFLLLCALSVFVFGVPHKGSFLTLTLAALLYITIATGLGLLISTFMKSQIAAIFGTAIITLIPATQFSGMIDPVASLEGPGRWIGEIYPTSHFLTIARGTFSKALDLVDLWPSFIPLVIAIPLVVGLSVLLLKKQEG